tcacaaaaaaacaacaccttgcCAGAGGCAACAACGTCTTGACTAACAGGAAAGGTACAACTCATCCACTGAATGTATTCTCGCTGTGCATGCACttagttaaacacaaataaacactcgAGGTGATGAGGTCAAAGTGATAAGCTGACAAAACTTATCAAAGTGATAACCCGCAGAAAGTTTGTCTTCTGTGTGTGCGCAGTAATCAGCCGCGGGTgactaaaaacaaacacacttatcaatcaaatcaagcaaccaatcagaggcacTCACCTGGCAAAGTCCACCCACTTCTCAATGATCTTCTTGGGGGACAAACGTCTGCAGATGATGCCCACAAAGTCGGCCTGCAACCACAACATGAACAATGAGCTATATAGAAAAGGGCTAGACAGAAATGACAGACTATGATAGAAAAGACGTACACAGTGGACCCCCGGCATATTCACGGTGAGGCAtccgcagattttttttttttgcagaaaccCCCACTCAGTGGCGGTATTTGTTTCCCGATGTCCCCCCACATTTTCAcagtttttgggggggaatctTTTTTCATGGCATTCATGAGCATCAGTTATTCGCGGATTTCTGCTATTCGCAGTCActatcccccgcgaatagcaggggtccactgttgATGAAAGACGAAAAATAGCTAGCTGGATAGAGCTGCGTATGGTTGATAGATAGAACGTGgacagacagaaaaataaaaatcgataATAGAAAATCAATGATCGATAGAAAAAAATAGCGAGACAGCTAATAGAAAGCTAAATAGATGCTATATAGATGGGCTAACTAGCTTATTAAAGTAGAGAAAGCCAAGGAGCTAGCTAAGATAGATCAATAAGAAAGCCAACTTCCTAAACTAGATACAGTAGATGGGCTAACTAGCGCTAAAAACTGGCCACCCAACATGTATAGCTAGCTAGATAAGCTAAACTAAACGATGGCTAGCTGAGATGCGCACCTTACGCGTCTATCGTGCGGGCAAGATAGATACTGTGGCTGGCCTAGCTTAGAAAACTAACTTTCGATGATCGACAATTAAGGAGATCGTGAGGATGAACGGACGGACAGACGGACAAACAGATGGCGGCGCTTACGTTGTCTTCGTGCAGGGCGAGGTGGTGCGTGGCCAACATTCGTATTCCCAGACGGGAGCACAGTGTGGTGTCCAGGAAGTTGCGGAGTATAGTCTCGTCCTGGAATgacaagaggagaagaaaagGCTTAAaactattataataataataatgataatgataatgagaGGTTTGTTGGTCTTACTTGGATGTGCTTGCGACACTCCCTGAATCCCTGAGCCAACATGGTGACCACGTCCTTGTGGTCGTCCAGCAGCTGCTGCACCAGCTTGCAGAAGCCAGCTTCCAAGTCCTGATCCTTGATCTGCACCGGGCACCTTGCGTTACAGTCACGTATGTTGACACGTACTTTCATTTTTTCTTGTTATTGTActatcatcttttttttgcttctgGCAACTTTAAACCCGTTTGCCCGTGTTGCCGTTCTGTATCAATAGCATCGAATAGGACAGCGAAGTCAACTCGGCGGTTTTACACATTTCGGCGTTGACGAGTATGGACTTTGTATGATagcaattgttttgctttgtgaacaaaatatgaaatggaCCAAATTGGGACATACGAGGTTTCGGACCGACAGCGACCATATGCCGCTTTTATACAGCCATCATTTTTCAGCCTTCTGCCCCGAGTCGCTGTTTGAAGGTCACCAACACGGATTATTGGGGGAAAGCCCCTTTTGCAGTGCTTGTAAAAGCCAAGATTTTaaggtttgttttttcccccgtgTATCTTTTCTTTATAAACAGCAGTGAGCTGGCAAAGGCATCGGAGTCCGTGCGCGTCTCAGGGTATTTCGCAACGCCGCGACCAACACCCAACCCTCACTCGTCCTGCGCGGTTGTGTTGGAAAATTTGGCAACTGTTGAATTCGTCACACCGCTGGCGTCATCTAATTATACAATTGCGGGGAAAAGCCAAAGCCGGGTAAATGTCGGATCTTCTCTCACGGCTCTGATGTGGCAGTTTCCAAAGCGCTTGTGTGTACCGAGAAGCCTTTAAATCTTTTTGACAGTAAGCACATCCTCTATGAGAAACTTGACCTGACCCTGTGGGTGTTTACATTCATGCATACAcgtgcgggtgtgtgtgtgtgtgtgttactcacAGGGGGAAAGTCGCTGAGCATGTGGTACGCTCTGATATAGAGTTCATgctggaagaagaggaggaagagactTCATTACTGTGAGCAGAAAGACTCTCAGTGGGCCTCACAGgacattttcaacacatttcTGGTCACTCGCACGCTGCTAAACTTGAACAAGTTTGCTCCCTGTTAATTAAGTGGGTCACTTGTCGACTGAACAAAGACGTTTTAGTGCGAGGCAGCAGAGGAGAGTTTCGTGCTACGAGCGGAGAAAGAATGTGGGGGAaagttcatcaaaaaaaaaaaggaagaaaagaggCAGCACGTTGCttatgaggggggggggtgttgttcCCTGATGGTGTCCCacttcaaaaaaagagagaacaacaCTTGACTCATACATTGGAACTCACACGCCGCGCGGGCACACGCCGCGCGGGCACACACCCGCGtgcgcacacccacacacacacacacacacacacacgtcatcaACTTCCCACACGAAACTGGACAACTTCCATAGAACGTTGGAAAATGAGTTTCAGCATCATCGGCTTTCTTCATTGGATCAATTAAACAGGACACCAAACAACAGAAGTAAAAAGTACTCAGATCTAAGAACTGTTAACTAAAGTAGGGACTTGTGTGAGCAATTTGTGTTTTGCTTTATGGTGTAAAGTAGCACTTGAATAAATATGTTATCAAATAAACCCCACattcactatatatatatagatttttttttattttaatttattcttttttttttttttttaaacacctctTTGTGCTTGGCAGAGGTAACAACGTCTTGACGAGAAGACCGGACATCTAAAACTCATCTCCTGTATTAAAAGTGACATTCACTGTTAAGAAGCTTGATAAAAgaagtttggggaaaaaaaaaaaaaaaaacatgtggcaGGCAGCCTCTCTGTGGTAGATATACACACGCGAGGGTTGCCTAGCAACCAGAGCCCGCAACGTCTTTCGTGGCTCAAATAAAGTGAGGCAAAGTTCAGCCACGACTCTCACACTGCGGCCTAGTTCTTCATCTTATTATAGTGCCGCCGTGGCCCGTCACACTCGCCCCCTCACCGCACaatggacacaacattaggcacacccAGTGCTCACTGTTTGTTTGACACTGTCAGCAAGGaaggaaatatgttgaagtgaattgaggcgCCTTCGCTTACCACTTGCAGGATGGTGGGGTTGCATCCGATGATGAAGGGCAGGCTCCGGAAGCCCTTGATGCGGTGGGCGATGCGCACCGGCAGCTCCTTGTGCAGGTACTTGGCGCTGCTCTGGGGAAATCGGACGAAGAGCTCGAAGGGAAGCCCTCGGGACGCGTTCGCGACCGAGTACTTACCAGGATGTGGTGTCCGTCCGGAGACTTGCCGGCGTACAGCAAGGTGGCTAAGGTGAGTCGCACCGAGGCCTGGAAGACATATCGACTCGATTaactagggatgggcgagtagtACCGATAACGGCTTTATTTCGAGGTATCGGGtgctcgtgaaggctgccgatactagaggtgcaaaaaaataataatatctgACAATTAAAtcctccttgccagtagttggcaTTACACTGCAGCGGTTTGACACATTGGTCAATCATTATGTGCatcagaaagaaagacaaagaaagaaagagagaaaagtcTGTTCACAATGACACgtaattgtgttaattgaaattttatgtatcgAAAATCCTAGTGGCATCGGTACTCTtaatcggtgagtactcaagagtgaatagtATCTGGTAGTAGTATCAATCTGGGAAAAAAGTTGTATCGAACATCCCTACAATCAACATCACATTGTGATGACTTAACTACGAAAAAAAATAGAGTTTTGAAACAGTTTCAGAATCATCGCAAATCTTTCTTCATTCACGAATTAAACAGGACACgaaacaataacaaatgaaaaaaggtACTCAGATCTAAGACCTGTTAACTaaactgtgtgtgtgaacactgcatacacatttttctttggtggtgagatttttctcacgtaaaatatgtgcctttgtgcaataaaggttgggaaacacagaTCCACGAGGTATGATGAGGGTCTCAACTTCTCAAGCGTGCAAGTGAATTGAGATTAAGGTTCAAAACACGAAGTCACACGTGTCTTATCTACTGTGCTTCTTTTCTGCAGACGGTACACAGAGAGAAAAACACGAGCGCTGCTGCACACAAGAACGCTGCTGTTGATTTATGCACATCTGGAACCAGCGCAgcaacataaaaatgtttttttctcaacGTGGTCTTTTTCTGGACTCACGTGCGTCCTCGAGCTGCTTTGGCGCGCGACGCTGAAACAAAACAACTGCTCGGGACTTGTAAACAAGTTGAACGCACACAAAAGCAGCAGATTTCTGACGAACGCTCTTGACTTGCGCGCTCTTTGTGGATTTGGAACATTCAATGCGTGGATTTGAAAACCTCACTTTGTGAAATGTTAAGgtttatttgaacattaacCATGTCTGGCAGTTAGTCGGGCAAAAAGCATACTGACAAGATAATAAATGATTCTCTATGCTGTATTCACCAAttcactgatttatttttatttatttttttatttagctcaAGCTGaagcaataaaagtataattttggcaccatcttggtgCCAGGGAACTACAGGCACATCTCAAGAAATATGAATATCGTAGAAAAGTCAACTTATATCAGTAATTCATACATTATATGTTCATTGAACACTTGGTAAAAGAcctttcagagggcaaattccttcCTAATTTACACACGTGTTAGAGTTGAGGTGATTCGCTTAGCCAAAAATCAAGGCTTTCCcacatcttggtgtcaaggaactatgttgaagtgagttgaagagttTCACTTAGACAAAacagtgctttgccaccattttgAGGCACCTATTCACTCACTCAACTgttatttttgtgctcaggccactTGGCACcatcaaggaactatgttgaagtaagaTGAGATGtttaatttagacaaaaatagtactgtcgcatcttggtgtcaaggaactatgttgaaatgagttcAGACATTCCCTTCAgataaaaatagtgctttgccgcctTTTTGTGGCAGGTGGGTGCCAAGGAACCGTTGACGTGAGTTGAgttttatttagacaaaaaaaagtgctttgtcaCTCTTTGGCGACATCTTGGCGTAAAGGATTTAGATTGAATAAAGTGAGTGCTCTTCTAAATTTGCAGCAGGCCTcggtccaaatacttttgaactggaaaaaaatatgttaccAGGTTAAGTATACTCCCACTAAGACTTTTatattaaagggaaaaaaaacatgatgacaGAGTTATTCTTAACTTGGGACAAAAGATGGAAATCGAGAACTCCTCGTGGGAAGAAGGAAAAACATCCTGCTGCGTTCAGGGCCCTGGAGCAAAAATCTGTCAGACTGTATGTGGCCCGTGCGTCTTATCCTACAACAGTGCAAATTATTCGACAAAACACCAGTGAAATAAATGTCGACAAAAATACCTTTTATTGAAAAACTCTGACGGAAGAAGTTACCTTTCATTGAAAACGTGCGGTGTCGTTAAAGGGAGAAATCCGAGCGTGGTGTGTTAAACGTGACCCCGGCCTCCACCATTTCATAATACATTGATTATATAGACGCCATTATTAACCAAAAGATGACATTACTCGTTGATTACACAAGTAGAAGTTTGCAGATATAAACGTTTTTTATCAATGTTCGTATTGAAGCTTGAGGGGAACACCGTTAGGAAGAAAATGTCGTTAAAAAGAATGACCGTCAGTGAACGCAGCTGACCACCAGCTAGCCGTTAGCATCGCTGTCACGCTACCGGGGCGAGCTAGCTAGCTGCACAAACAGCCGCGCTGAACTCGACATCCTCCTCACCTTCTCCGCCGAGACGTCAATGGCCGACTGGTTGTAAAACGATGTCACCGTCTTGGAGCGCTCTCGGGCCAGTTCGGAGACTCCCTGGAGGGAGGACGTGGACCTCAGTCGGCGGCCGCCCGCCTTTGACGCCAACGGCGGCGCTTGTGGTGCTGGTGCCATTGTGGTCGCGGGCGCTCGGAAGAGGCTGCCCAGCCTCGGCCTGGCCCGGCTGGCGGCACCGCTCAGCATCTCCGCGGCGAGTCCCGGGCGGTCCTGCTCCCGGAGTTGGGCCCGGCCTGTTATGAGGCCATTAGAGGGTGGAGGTCCCCTTCGCCGGCGGTGCACAAAAGCACGTACTCTTGTGTTACAAAAGCGAGGGGGTCTGGTGGACCGAGGAAAGTAATAGTAGGGGTAGGATTCACCAGGAGACAGCGGAGCCAATCAGTGGGCCGAGCAGGGCATCAAGGCGGAGCTTACGTCCCAACGCATGGAGACAGCGGAGCCAATCAGGACATCGGGGGCGGAGCTTACAAGACAAAACAGCAGTATTAAACTCTTAATACACGTTCGACGTGAGTACACGTGAAACGTTGTAATGAATGACTGTAAACGGAATTTGCAAATATAAAAAGCTTTATTGGAACAGAACATAACGCCTGCAGGTCACTTAAggctgtataattttttttatgaaatgctCATTATGCATGGTAATTGGTttgaatatataaaatatatatacatttgatcATAAATTTAATATGAAAAGTGAAAAGTTGGAAATGTGTATACATTGGATCAGTGCTTCACAAAGATTGATACATGGCATCCCCttagtggtatgcaaaataatccctaaatacagttaaaattaAGCAGGGGTGTgcaaagtggggggggggggggtgcagacTGGGcgtttaaccccccccccccccaccccaatccATTATAGTGGTGTTTAGAGCCGAGAAGGTGAGGACTCTGGCAATGtaccaatatttatggacctgtcACCTGACTGTATGTAAATATAGAGTCTCTCTGTTAaaccatagttttttttttgaatcagtTAATATTTTGGTcaactacatttttttccttaaaaatagACCTTTTTCTGTAATAATATTGGAAAGTGTATTGGACATTTCTGCCCCCTTTTTATGGCCTTGTGTCACGACCATGGAATGTCtgtatgtaattttttaaaaatggtatttaaaaacaaaaatggtatttaaaaacaaatattttttatttaacacccATAAGACAATAacactttcattttcattcaaaataaatgtttattattgtggttgtagttggcAGTATTTAGGACCTCTACTGTAGCTAAACgaaaatatacagtagaatccaaaattaaaaaattacaaacaatTCATTCATATGCATGAAAATGtcagaacattttaataaaatgtaataaaaggcacacaaaaaaaatcacagtacTTTAAATGTTTCATGCTGAGTTTGCTctttcaacacaacacattGCGTTTCTGTGGAACTCGAGTAACTATAAAAGTACAGTGACGAAATCATTAGaacaaaatgtcacacagtgacCATTTCTTCAGTAAAATTGACCAATGTAGAAGattcaaatatataaaaaatgatcTTGTACTCAGATTACGAGTATAAAAAAAACTAGCTGAGGTGGTATGCGTGTTTGCATACTGTGGTAGTGGCTAACGTTACACCACGTTATGAAACCACTGACATCTTGAATTTTGGAAACGAATCCAAAGAACATTGGGTACTCACACGAGTGTCGACTCTCGCCGGACACTTCATCATACAAGTAGTATTAATAGGTTGTGTTCAATTGCTCAGGGCACCGTCTTCCACACCATCACCATGTTCTTGTCGCTGAGGGCCACCAGGTACCGGAGGTCGGGGTCCATGGCCAAGCTGTTGATGGACGGGCCCTCCACCTGGCCGAGGCCCTTGCGGACGGGGGAGGGCCACTGGAGCACCTGAGCAGAACGAGCGACACGTTAACGGGTCGGCGGAACCTGTGAGGTCGTTTCTTTCCTTCTCGGGCTAAACGCCGACGACACCCCCCTTGCTTTCCCCGCTTACCTCCGTGGGTTCGATGGGCTTCCCGGTCTGGAAGCTTTCCTTCTGGAGGTTAGCGACATGGTACGTCCACAGCTTGCCTTCGCTGTCGCCACACACGACGTAAGCTCGACCTAAAGGCAGACAGGTTAGTTATTTCAATGTCATACATTATGCATTAGCACTCATTTGTAAGTCATGTGGTTAGTTCTATTACAATATTACTCTCTGAATTGTAATAAGTAAACATGTAAACTGGCCCGGAGGGTAATGAGTAACACAACCAATTGGTTTTACTGTAATCACAACTGACACGTACAGTGACTGAAGAGCCAGCATAGTCAGATAGGAGGAAGCAAGGTGTATAATTGCTTAGACAGAAAATAAGTGAAAAGATCCATctagaaagttttttttttttttttttttttaaatcaaggtaaaaaaaaataaaaaaaaggttaaagttGTGCCTTATTTGctcttgttgttttgttgtcatttgcAAAGACTGGCATCCATGTCAGTTTGGTTCCCATCGGCCCGGGTGGTAAAGAGGAGGGAAAGGGCTGCGGGGCTTACCGGGACAGGTGTTGAGCGACAGGTAAGGAATCTCCGTGTGGGCCCAGCGCAGCTCGGCCAGGACGGCGGCGCGCACGCAGCCGCTCTTGTTGGGCCGCTGCGATCGCGTCCGGTTCCAGCTCCATAAGTAGATGCAGCTGTGTGTGAAGTTCTTGGAGGCTgaccatgacaacaacaacattagcattagctataACAGGGGTGGGCCCGCTTTCTCCTATCTCCTTTCTCTTATCTCATtaagtaattggttaatttatttattgtaaataattcaaaatatcaAGTAAAATAAATTGCAAATAGCGAAAACCTGCGAGTGCCCCCAAagggtttataattgcctatagatgccacgagatggcagcaaagcattacttttgtctaaatgcaaCTCGGaaactcacttcaacacagcTCCTTGGCATcaacatgccacaagatggcagcaaaacactacttttgtctaaatgaaagtCCGCAACACACttaaacatagttccttgacaccaagatgccactagACAGCACcagagcactacttttgtcaagAAGCtactcaattcacttcaacatagttcctttgcACCAAGAACAAGGTGtggcaaaaaatacttttattgtaATAGCTCTGCTTGGCCTGAGAAAACAGTGAATTGGTATCTGCAAATTTTGCACATGCCAAACCATGAATATGCAGGGTCTCACAGTACACATtagaatttttaattttaatttgattattgTTTAAGTAATTATAATTCAATgaattacaaattaaaatgcaaattgtgatttcattattaaaataaactattttacatatctCTTGCTCTCTTCGACAAgccaatgttaatggctcaacaaacatgatGGTTTTGGAGGTACGAGGATTCCACCTGATGCCAGTGATATTTTACTTCcacattaaacttttttttttttttttaagaatgacCTAGCTGTTTTAAATATCAAATTTGGCCCCTGAGCTGAAAAGTTTGCCCCCCACCCGCCTATAATCACATACATTCAGATTTATACGATCCAGAGCTGGTGTGGCTAATGAGCGTCCACTTACCCACGATGTCATCAGTGAGGAAACTGAGGCCGTCGACGGTGTGGTAGTTAAGGTCTTTGTCTTCCTTCTCATAAACCGGGAAGGTTACCTCCGCTTCTTTAGACCTTCAGACGCCATGTAGACACTTAGGTTTAATGATGTTTGAGCTGACCACTGCGGGAGTAAAACTTAACACCGACCTCTTTGTGGCGCCGTTGGCCGCGAGCTGCGTGTTGTAGTAGTGCAGGCCGTCGTCGCACGCCGCCAGGAGCTGCGTGTCGGGCCTGGTGGGCGGTAGGCAGATGCGCAGTGGGGTGGAGCTGCTGTCCAACGCCAGAAGCTGCCTGGGGGCAACACATGACGACAAAGACCTTCTCAACACATTACTTGGAATCAACAATGCATTATTAGTGATTGAGACGGAAGATTAATCATATCCCAAGAGTCTACTGTAGAGCAGACATGGTCCAATatagttcttaaaaaaaatgtactcacaCAACTTTAAAGTTGTATTTGCTGTCCATCCCGCCGATGTCCCACAGCACTATCTTGTTGTCGTAACAGCCCGCTACAAGGAGAAACAAGAACAGCGGGCCTTTCAATGTGACTCTTGTGAAACCGGGGTTTTATTTTGTCGCGGTGCTCACTTACTGAAGAGGAAGTTGCCCTGGCGGTGGTTGAAGCAGAGGACTGACAGCGCCCTGCGGCTCGCCCGGAACTCGCCGTAGGCCACGTTGCACCGGGGGTGGATC
The DNA window shown above is from Phyllopteryx taeniolatus isolate TA_2022b chromosome 17, UOR_Ptae_1.2, whole genome shotgun sequence and carries:
- the bckdk gene encoding 3-methyl-2-oxobutanoate dehydrogenase [lipoamide] kinase, mitochondrial, with the translated sequence MLSGAASRARPRLGSLFRAPATTMAPAPQAPPLASKAGGRRLRSTSSLQGVSELARERSKTVTSFYNQSAIDVSAEKASVRLTLATLLYAGKSPDGHHILSSAKYLHKELPVRIAHRIKGFRSLPFIIGCNPTILQVHELYIRAYHMLSDFPPIKDQDLEAGFCKLVQQLLDDHKDVVTMLAQGFRECRKHIQDETILRNFLDTTLCSRLGIRMLATHHLALHEDNADFVGIICRRLSPKKIIEKWVDFARRLCEHQYGNSPRVRINGHVAARLPFIPLPLDYILPELLKNAMRATMESHLDTPYNVPDVVVTIANNDMDFVIRISDRGGGIPHRIIDKVMDYHFSTAEESAQDPRMNNLFNNITNSGNQSGPMHGFGFGLPTSRAYAEYLGGSLSIQSMQGIGTDVYLRLRHIDGKGESFRV